In Neospora caninum Liverpool complete genome, chromosome Ib, one DNA window encodes the following:
- a CDS encoding putative GTP-binding protein: MGCTTSSSAASAGESQLRMANAGSLDDGFSERLNLEAKIVLLGDSGVGKSSLALRFCRGRFPQYHEVTIGAAFLQQTVKVANDGSQLKLYIWDTGGQERFRAMAPLYYRDAAGAVVVYDVTNLSSMDAVRFWVEELKQRGPQNCRIAVAANKSDSIEPQTDSELATPPEGETKAVDAEAERRAEMKKYCAAEGMLFVECSAKTGYNVGLLFEQLAKEVFEQLKQSMMDL, encoded by the exons ATGGGATGCACCACTAGCTCCT cggcggcgtcggcagGAGAGTCGCAACTCCGCATGGCCAACGCCGGCTCTCTCGA cgACGGCTTCTCCGAGAGACTAAATCTGGAGGCGAAGATC GTTCTGctgggagacagcggagtgGGGAAGAGCAGCCTCGCTTTGCGCTTCTGCCGAGGCCGTTTCCCACAGTACCACGAAGTAACGATAGGCGCTGCGTTCCTGCAACAGACCGTCAAAGTTGCCAATGATG GTAGTCAATTGAAACTTTACATTTGGGACACCGGAGGCCAAGAACGCTTTCGCGCGATGGCGCCTCTTTACTATCGCGACGCTGCGGGAGCCGTCGTGGTCTACGATGTCAC aaaCCTTTCGTCGATGGACGCCGTGCGCTTCTGGGTAGAGGAACTGAAGCAACGGGGCCCGCAGAATTGCCGCATCGCCGTGGCAGCGAACAAGAGCGACTCGATTGAACCACAAACGGATTCTGAACTCGCGACTCCcccagaaggagaaacgaaagctGTCGACGCCGAAGCCGAACGGCGAGCG GAAATGAAGAAATACTGTGCTGCCGAGGGAATGCTCTTCGTTGAGTGTTCCGCGAAG ACGGGCTACAACGTTGGACTCCTCTTTGAACAACTTG CCAAGGAAGTTTTCGAACAGTTGAAGCAGAGCATGATGGATTTGTGA